Proteins from one Ornithobacterium rhinotracheale genomic window:
- a CDS encoding type II CAAX prenyl endopeptidase Rce1 family protein: MKTHRIFFIIFTIVAMIINGCFFSYINEHFFGYDGVNANFDFSNVVEKFTTIVIFAPIIETILSQYLLYKLLRLTKIKSFYFYLTAMSVVFSLFHTYNWLYMLMTFVSALILNNFYLNTTNRYGNAEAALFTIFIHAAYNAFGFFFVDSNDTHKT; the protein is encoded by the coding sequence ATGAAAACACATAGAATCTTTTTTATCATTTTCACAATCGTAGCTATGATTATTAATGGGTGTTTCTTCTCCTATATCAACGAGCATTTCTTTGGTTACGATGGGGTAAACGCTAATTTTGATTTTTCTAATGTTGTAGAAAAATTTACCACAATTGTCATTTTCGCCCCCATTATTGAAACTATACTTTCTCAATATTTATTGTATAAATTACTGCGTTTAACTAAAATCAAATCTTTTTATTTCTATTTGACAGCTATGTCTGTTGTTTTTTCACTTTTCCACACATACAATTGGCTTTATATGCTAATGACTTTTGTAAGTGCATTGATTTTAAATAACTTTTATTTAAATACAACAAATCGATATGGCAATGCCGAAGCTGCTTTGTTCACCATTTTCATTCATGCTGCGTATAATGCCTTTGGATTTTTCTTTGTGGATTCAAACGATACCCATAAAACATAA
- a CDS encoding cell division ATP-binding protein FtsE, with protein MAEKGAIIELRDVDVYQKDFLVLNNVDFRLERGEFAYLIGKTGSGKSSLLKVLYSDLPLQRGEGTVAGFDLAKLSTRKIPFLRRKLGIVFQDFQLLTDRNIEKNLIFVLKATGWSDRTDIDNRINEVLELVGMATKKHKMPHEISGGEQQRIAIARALLNHPELILADEPTGNLDPATSVEIMNLIKKISAENDMAVLMATHDYSLIKKFPAKTFRCENGKVIVAESETLFLD; from the coding sequence ATGGCAGAAAAAGGAGCAATTATAGAATTAAGAGATGTAGATGTGTACCAGAAAGATTTTTTGGTGCTTAATAATGTAGACTTCAGATTGGAGCGTGGCGAATTTGCCTATCTAATCGGGAAAACGGGGAGTGGTAAAAGTAGTTTGCTCAAGGTTTTGTACAGCGATTTGCCTTTGCAGCGTGGCGAGGGTACCGTGGCGGGATTTGATTTGGCAAAACTCAGCACACGAAAAATTCCTTTTCTGAGAAGAAAATTGGGCATCGTGTTTCAAGATTTCCAGTTGCTAACGGATCGAAATATCGAAAAAAACTTAATTTTTGTGCTGAAGGCAACGGGCTGGTCGGACAGAACGGATATTGATAATAGAATCAACGAAGTGCTGGAATTAGTGGGCATGGCGACTAAAAAACACAAAATGCCGCACGAGATTTCTGGCGGAGAGCAGCAGCGTATTGCGATTGCGCGTGCCTTGCTGAACCACCCAGAATTGATTTTGGCAGATGAGCCTACGGGGAACTTAGACCCAGCAACTTCGGTAGAAATTATGAATTTGATTAAAAAGATTTCTGCAGAAAACGATATGGCAGTGCTTATGGCAACGCACGATTATTCTTTGATTAAAAAATTCCCTGCCAAAACTTTCCGATGCGAAAACGGAAAAGTAATCGTAGCCGAAAGCGAGACTTTGTTTTTGGATTAA
- a CDS encoding glutamine synthetase III, with translation MSTLRFNALERLASIPYRKFKVEKKLSEYFCENVFTLEKMREYLTKSAFQEMVETVERGKNIDRSIADQIATAMKDWALSKGVTHYTHWFQPLTGATAEKHDSFFSPIEGNRGIERFNGGMLIQQEPDASSFPNGGIRNTFEARGYTAWDPTSPAFIIDTTLCIPSVFISYTGETLDYKTPLLRAIQAIDNAAGDVMRSYFDKNVKKIQTTLGWEQEYFLVDAGLASARPDIGLTGRTLLGHPPAKGQQLDDHYFGSIPFRAINYMKELEVECMKLGIPVTTRHNEVAPNQFELAPMFEEANLAVDHNSLLMDIMGRVAAKHHLKVLLHEKPFADVNGSGKHNNWSLATDKGDNLLSPGKNPKQNLQFLTFFINTIMAVHNYGDLIRSAIASATNDHRLGGHEAPPAIMSVFIGSQLREVLDELEKVTKGKLSAGEKTDLKLNLVGKIPEILLDNTDRNRTSPFAFTGNKFEVRAVGASANCAEIIITMNTIMAEQLKTFKKKVDALIAKGLKKDEAIFNQLRDDVKACKKILFEGDGYSEEWRKEAEKRGLKNLRTTPEALRVELEKKNMQVFVENEVYNEREIKARNEIKLEKYINLVAIESRVLADLSRNHILPTAVRYQNQLLENVRGMKEIFGEEYKEYAKDQLDLIKEISGHHTVIKDLVSQLREIRAEAKLMKTAQERADHFCFQLIPKLEEIRLHVDALEMRIDDEMWPLPKYRELLFMR, from the coding sequence ATGTCAACCTTACGATTTAATGCCTTAGAAAGGCTTGCCAGCATTCCGTATAGAAAGTTTAAAGTAGAAAAAAAACTTTCGGAATATTTTTGTGAAAATGTTTTCACGCTCGAGAAAATGCGTGAATATCTAACCAAATCAGCTTTCCAAGAAATGGTAGAAACCGTGGAACGCGGCAAAAATATTGATCGCTCCATTGCCGACCAAATCGCCACCGCTATGAAAGATTGGGCTTTGTCCAAGGGCGTTACGCACTACACGCACTGGTTTCAGCCACTCACGGGAGCCACGGCAGAAAAACACGATTCGTTTTTCTCTCCTATCGAAGGCAATCGTGGGATTGAGCGTTTCAATGGTGGCATGTTGATTCAGCAAGAGCCCGATGCGTCAAGTTTCCCAAATGGCGGTATCCGAAACACTTTCGAGGCACGCGGATACACGGCATGGGACCCGACTTCGCCCGCCTTTATTATTGATACCACTTTGTGTATTCCGTCGGTGTTTATTTCCTACACGGGCGAAACTTTGGACTACAAAACGCCACTGTTGCGCGCCATTCAAGCCATAGACAATGCGGCGGGCGATGTGATGCGTTCTTATTTTGATAAAAATGTCAAGAAAATCCAAACTACACTTGGTTGGGAGCAAGAATACTTTTTGGTAGATGCAGGTTTGGCAAGTGCTCGTCCCGATATTGGGCTCACAGGGCGTACTTTGCTTGGGCATCCACCAGCCAAGGGGCAACAGCTAGACGACCATTATTTTGGTTCGATTCCGTTTCGTGCGATTAATTATATGAAGGAGCTCGAGGTGGAATGTATGAAATTAGGGATTCCCGTAACCACTCGACACAATGAGGTGGCACCCAATCAGTTTGAGCTAGCACCGATGTTTGAGGAAGCAAACTTAGCGGTGGATCATAATTCACTTTTGATGGACATTATGGGAAGAGTGGCAGCAAAACATCATTTAAAGGTGTTGTTGCACGAAAAACCCTTTGCCGATGTTAATGGTTCGGGAAAACACAACAACTGGTCGCTAGCGACCGATAAAGGCGATAATCTTTTAAGCCCAGGTAAAAATCCAAAACAAAATTTACAATTTCTTACATTTTTCATCAATACCATTATGGCGGTGCACAATTACGGCGATTTGATTCGTTCGGCAATTGCATCGGCTACCAACGACCACCGTTTGGGCGGGCACGAGGCACCACCAGCCATTATGTCTGTATTTATTGGCTCTCAGTTAAGAGAAGTTTTGGATGAATTGGAAAAAGTAACTAAAGGAAAATTAAGCGCAGGAGAAAAAACGGATTTAAAACTAAATTTAGTCGGGAAAATCCCAGAAATTTTATTGGATAATACCGACAGAAACCGTACTTCGCCATTTGCTTTCACAGGAAATAAATTTGAAGTGCGTGCCGTGGGGGCTTCTGCCAACTGTGCTGAAATCATCATCACGATGAACACCATCATGGCAGAGCAGCTTAAAACTTTTAAAAAGAAAGTAGATGCGCTGATTGCTAAAGGATTAAAGAAAGATGAGGCAATTTTTAATCAATTAAGAGATGATGTGAAAGCCTGTAAAAAAATCTTGTTTGAAGGTGATGGCTACTCAGAAGAATGGCGAAAAGAAGCCGAAAAACGAGGTTTGAAAAACTTGCGAACTACGCCAGAGGCATTGCGTGTGGAGTTGGAGAAAAAGAACATGCAAGTTTTTGTGGAAAACGAAGTGTATAACGAGCGAGAAATCAAGGCGAGAAACGAAATAAAACTCGAGAAATACATTAATCTTGTAGCGATAGAATCTCGTGTGCTTGCCGATTTGTCTCGAAACCATATCTTGCCTACCGCCGTGCGATACCAAAATCAATTGCTTGAAAATGTGCGAGGTATGAAAGAGATTTTTGGCGAAGAATATAAAGAATATGCTAAAGATCAATTAGATTTAATCAAGGAAATCTCTGGGCATCATACAGTTATTAAAGATTTAGTTTCTCAGTTAAGAGAAATCCGTGCCGAAGCTAAATTAATGAAAACTGCACAGGAAAGAGCCGATCATTTCTGTTTTCAATTAATTCCTAAATTAGAAGAAATTCGTTTGCATGTCGATGCGCTCGAAATGCGAATCGACGACGAAATGTGGCCATTGCCAAAATATAGAGAATTATTGTTTATGCGATAA
- a CDS encoding 50S ribosomal protein L25/general stress protein Ctc has protein sequence MKSLTIQGKKRESVGKASTRALRNAEQVPCVVYGEAEPIHFSADVKSFKNLVYTPEAHIVVLKLEGGETINCVLQDIQFHPVTDAILHADFYQITDDKPVTMNIPVRLEGRARGVMAGGVLRFNLRRLKVRALPANLPDEVVVDITKMRIGHKKYIKDIRVDEYTLMHPDSDVVCLIKNSRTAVGGAADDDDDDEEEEGEENAAETSEESNEAAE, from the coding sequence ATGAAATCATTAACGATTCAAGGGAAAAAAAGAGAAAGCGTAGGCAAAGCTAGTACGCGTGCACTTCGTAATGCTGAACAAGTTCCTTGTGTTGTTTACGGTGAAGCAGAACCAATCCACTTTTCTGCTGATGTAAAAAGTTTCAAAAACTTAGTTTACACTCCGGAGGCACACATTGTTGTACTTAAGCTAGAAGGAGGAGAAACTATCAATTGTGTATTACAAGACATTCAGTTTCACCCAGTAACTGATGCTATTTTACACGCTGATTTTTACCAAATCACAGACGACAAACCAGTTACAATGAACATTCCTGTACGCCTAGAAGGTAGAGCAAGAGGTGTGATGGCTGGTGGGGTTCTTCGTTTCAACTTAAGAAGACTTAAAGTTAGAGCTTTACCTGCTAACTTACCTGATGAAGTAGTTGTTGACATCACTAAAATGAGAATTGGTCACAAAAAATACATCAAAGATATCCGTGTAGACGAATATACTCTTATGCATCCAGACAGCGATGTTGTATGTTTGATTAAAAACTCTCGTACAGCTGTGGGCGGTGCTGCAGATGATGATGATGATGACGAAGAGGAAGAAGGCGAAGAAAACGCAGCTGAAACTTCTGAAGAATCAAACGAAGCAGCTGAATAA
- a CDS encoding type II CAAX prenyl endopeptidase Rce1 family protein, with protein sequence MVTPKFLAKFKEKNFLFDFSYLFIGLLFVNGIILGSVYYFSGESLFDGEDLKYLTLNKLITYILLFPLIEEFAFRGIFSLKNRYYLLFSWLSNLIVVFVIFKNVWFLIFYSLFLSFSCLILMFKNREMERFRKFVQKYFVHLLVFTSLAFGLMHLSNYDQINLQTFLKVLPRILSGFYLGYIAKKYGIFYSYTMHGVNNIIPFIFLLYQKFKFYHI encoded by the coding sequence ATGGTAACGCCTAAATTTTTAGCGAAATTTAAAGAGAAAAATTTTCTTTTTGATTTTAGCTATTTGTTTATTGGGCTTTTGTTCGTAAATGGAATTATTTTAGGTTCTGTTTATTATTTTTCTGGCGAATCTCTGTTTGATGGAGAAGATTTGAAATATTTAACGCTCAATAAATTAATTACTTATATTTTATTATTTCCACTTATTGAAGAATTTGCTTTTAGGGGAATTTTCAGCTTAAAAAATCGTTATTATTTATTATTTTCTTGGCTGTCAAATTTAATTGTGGTGTTCGTTATCTTTAAAAATGTTTGGTTTTTAATCTTTTATAGTTTGTTTCTAAGCTTTTCATGTTTGATTTTGATGTTTAAAAATCGTGAAATGGAAAGATTTAGAAAATTCGTGCAGAAGTATTTTGTCCATCTTCTTGTTTTCACATCTTTAGCATTTGGGCTGATGCATTTAAGTAATTATGACCAAATTAATTTGCAGACATTTTTGAAAGTTTTGCCGAGAATATTATCAGGGTTTTATCTTGGATATATTGCTAAAAAATATGGAATTTTCTATTCCTATACAATGCACGGAGTAAATAACATAATTCCTTTTATTTTTTTATTGTATCAGAAATTTAAGTTTTACCATATTTAA
- a CDS encoding ribose-phosphate pyrophosphokinase yields the protein MDQPALLFSTRQSKVLAEKIAQHYGQELGNVKFLEFSDGEYQPCFEQSIRGARVFLIGSTFMPDSNLMEMLLMCDAAKRASAKSITVVIPYFGYARQDRKDKPRVPIGAKLVANLLSAAGATRVMTMDLHADQIQGFFEIPVDHIYASTILVDYVRNLNLENLTIASPDMGGAKRANAYASYLKSDIVICYKERKKANVVDNMMLIGDVKDKDVIIVDDMIDTAGTITKAAALMIEKGARSVRAMATHAVLSGQAYERIQDSVLEEVVVTDTIPLKRHDVSKIKVVSCASLFADVMHLVHNRQSISRKFVI from the coding sequence ATGGACCAACCCGCATTATTATTCTCAACCCGACAAAGTAAAGTTTTAGCCGAAAAAATTGCTCAGCACTATGGGCAAGAATTAGGCAATGTCAAATTCCTTGAATTCAGCGACGGCGAGTACCAGCCATGTTTTGAGCAATCAATCCGTGGAGCGCGTGTATTCCTCATCGGCTCAACCTTTATGCCAGATAGTAATTTAATGGAAATGCTACTCATGTGCGATGCTGCCAAACGCGCTTCAGCTAAAAGTATTACCGTAGTGATTCCATATTTTGGCTATGCAAGACAAGACCGTAAAGATAAACCAAGAGTTCCAATAGGAGCTAAATTAGTAGCTAATCTCTTGAGTGCAGCTGGAGCCACCCGTGTAATGACGATGGACTTGCACGCAGACCAAATCCAAGGATTCTTTGAAATTCCTGTGGATCATATTTACGCCTCTACTATCTTGGTAGATTATGTAAGAAATCTGAATTTGGAAAACCTTACCATCGCATCGCCAGACATGGGGGGAGCCAAAAGAGCTAATGCCTATGCTAGCTACTTAAAAAGCGACATCGTAATTTGCTACAAAGAGAGAAAGAAAGCCAATGTGGTGGATAATATGATGCTGATTGGTGATGTGAAAGATAAAGATGTAATCATTGTAGATGACATGATCGACACCGCAGGTACCATTACCAAAGCGGCTGCCCTAATGATTGAAAAAGGTGCAAGAAGCGTTCGTGCTATGGCTACACACGCGGTATTGAGCGGACAGGCGTATGAGCGTATTCAGGATTCTGTTTTAGAAGAAGTTGTGGTTACAGATACAATTCCTTTAAAAAGACACGATGTTTCTAAAATAAAAGTTGTATCTTGCGCATCGTTATTTGCAGACGTAATGCATTTAGTTCACAACAGACAGTCAATTAGCAGAAAGTTTGTAATATAA
- a CDS encoding CPBP family intramembrane glutamic endopeptidase, whose protein sequence is MKFFPNTILQVLALILFSFIFAGIGVFIIDNIVQEVSFASLNILMVFAILFPCLLVILYNKRKNTPITFFETKYIKIGFLSVLFAPIILLLIDYALSIQLNYPSKKDITFSALSVSVIAPIFEELYFRGIILNGLMQRYKKYHYIVAFIISNCLFTFVHSPEQYIFAFVAGTYLSFSFISTRNILFPIAIHIIFNSMNYFFR, encoded by the coding sequence ATGAAATTTTTCCCAAACACAATATTACAAGTACTCGCTCTCATCCTATTTTCTTTCATTTTTGCTGGGATAGGTGTTTTCATAATAGACAATATCGTTCAAGAAGTCTCGTTTGCTTCTTTAAATATATTAATGGTATTTGCGATACTTTTCCCTTGCCTTTTGGTTATTTTATACAATAAAAGAAAAAATACCCCTATTACTTTCTTCGAAACAAAATATATCAAAATAGGTTTTTTATCTGTTTTATTTGCTCCTATTATATTGCTACTCATAGATTATGCTTTATCAATCCAACTAAATTATCCAAGTAAAAAAGATATTACTTTTTCAGCTTTAAGCGTTTCCGTAATAGCCCCTATTTTTGAAGAGTTATATTTTAGGGGAATTATCCTAAATGGACTGATGCAGCGTTATAAAAAATACCACTATATCGTTGCTTTCATCATTTCCAATTGCCTTTTTACATTTGTCCATTCACCCGAGCAATACATTTTTGCATTTGTGGCAGGAACTTATTTAAGTTTTTCTTTTATCTCCACGAGAAATATTTTATTCCCTATTGCCATTCATATCATATTTAATTCTATGAATTATTTTTTTAGATGA